One region of Schistocerca cancellata isolate TAMUIC-IGC-003103 unplaced genomic scaffold, iqSchCanc2.1 HiC_scaffold_1141, whole genome shotgun sequence genomic DNA includes:
- the LOC126159430 gene encoding proteoglycan 4-like: protein MNKLAHGGPYPGREADEAAIFALCKIQTAAALPHTRQQVLGVPPRAPPVTSHLLAVPAVAASAGVAPLVSTTQEVDVPPVAPLAPETQEEPVAALAVATEMEDVDLPDANLAEAIAESERRDTDPDAARAPRKRRAMTNDDSDTPSQTSDAARPRKKAPRASRTSTTESGTTIAGSSRSTAKQKPTKTTRRSTRPPAASRQPDEDGFVAPPRRHTARAAALQQPTPLPTANAFASASVDALDDGAAPPAPAQKKPFAAATKGGPSASTARPSAQAEGEKQQPTAPSTASPVGVATPAPSQSARVAAPRRRRRRAGRATPAVAQRTADNTLPQQRTAPRAVPQPRSPADAPQQPSTSERPQQATPVVEAAPEAPTAPLAADAAELRSLLRSLSQLLEQLPIVSSLFRVLF from the exons ATGAACAAACTCGCCCATGGGGGCCCCTACCCTGGACGAGAGGCCGACGAGGCGGCTATATTCGCCCTCTGTAAAATACAGACGGCAGCCGCTCTACCGCACACGAGGCAGCAGGTGTTGGGTGTGCCACCGAGAGCCCCGCCGGTTACATCGCATTTGCTTGCGGTCCCGGCGGTGGCGGCCTCGGCGGGAGTTGCGCCGCTGGTCTCGACCACTCAAGAGGTCGATGTGCCCCCGGTTGCCCCCCTGGCCCCCGAAACACAAGAAGAGCCCGTGGCTGCGCTAGCCGTGGCCACCGAGATGGAGGACGTCGATCTGCCCGACGCAAATCTGGCTGAGGCAATTGCCGAGTCAGAGCGTCGTGACACTGACCCTGACGCTGCCCGCGCGCCCAGAAAGCGCCGGGCTATGACCAATGACGATTCTGACACTCCCTCACAGACATCTGACGCAGCGAGGCCGCGGAAGAAGGCCCCTAGGGCCTCCCGCACCTCCACCACAGAGTCTGGGACGACTATCGCGGGCTCCTCCCGGAGTACCGCCAAGCAGAAACCGACGAAGACAACGCGGCGGTCCACTCGTCCACCTGCCGCCTCCCGGCAGCCTGACGAGGACGGTTTTGTTGCCCCACCCCGGCGGCACACTGCCAGGGCTGCTGCGCTGCAGCAACCGACCCCGCTGCCGACCGCCAACGCGTTTGCGAGCGCCAGCGTAGATGCATTGGACGATGGCGCCGCGCCCCCGGCGCCTGCCCAAAAGAAGCC CTTTGCTGCCGCCACCAAGGGCGGCCCGTCAGCCTCCACCGCCCGACCTTCGGCGCAGGCGGAGGGCGAGAAGCAGCAACCGACCGCGCCGTCCACGGCTTCGCCCGTGGGGGTGGCAACCCCCGCGCCCTCGCAGAGCGCGCGAGTTGCCGCCCCGCGCAGGCGTCGTCGGCGCGCGGGCCGGGCCACACCTGCCGTTGCGCAACGGACTGCCGACAACACTCTGCCGCAGCAGAGGACGGCACCTCGTGCTGTGCCGCAACCGAGATCGCCTGCTGATGCTCCACAGCAGCCGTCTACTTCGGAGCGGCCGCAACAGGCCACCCCAGTGGTGGAGGCCGCCCCAGAGGCCCCCACCGCCCCCTTGGCCGCCGACGCAGCCGAGCTCCGATCGCTCTTGCGGTCGTTGAGTCAGCTGCTCGAGCAACTCCCG